In the genome of Patescibacteria group bacterium, one region contains:
- the trpS gene encoding tryptophan--tRNA ligase: MNRKKIVLSGIRPTAGLHLGNILGAVENMVKLQNLDEYECYYFIADYHAATTNPAFSTIRENSLEVLADMISCGLNPEKSVIFRQSDIPELPQLHLIFSYLITVSELERNPVYKEQKQELHLNGNGLSSFLLYPVLQAADICLYKGAFIPVGKDQVPHIEITREIARRANTLCNREIFPLPEALLTEMPKIPGIDGRKMSKSYSNFIALSDSPEETKEKVFQMVTDVKKPRLSDPGHPDECNLYQLMKCYENGNTFVQIKEDCKEGKIGCRKVCKPLLSQVLNEALSEPRKIRNELINDNNGLENVLKKGAEKARNKALETVKEVRTALGFSVRIEDYCQE; encoded by the coding sequence ATGAATAGAAAAAAGATTGTATTAAGCGGTATACGTCCAACTGCGGGACTGCACCTTGGAAATATTTTAGGTGCTGTAGAAAACATGGTTAAGCTTCAGAACTTAGACGAGTATGAATGTTATTACTTCATTGCAGACTATCATGCTGCCACTACAAATCCGGCATTTAGCACAATTAGAGAGAATAGTCTTGAGGTGTTGGCCGATATGATTTCTTGCGGTCTTAACCCAGAAAAGAGTGTCATTTTCAGGCAATCTGACATTCCTGAGTTGCCTCAATTGCACCTGATATTCTCTTATTTGATAACCGTTTCAGAGCTTGAAAGAAACCCTGTTTACAAAGAGCAAAAACAGGAACTTCATCTCAATGGGAACGGCTTAAGCAGTTTTCTGCTTTATCCGGTTTTACAGGCGGCGGACATATGCCTGTATAAGGGAGCATTTATACCTGTCGGTAAGGATCAGGTACCTCACATTGAGATTACAAGAGAAATCGCTAGAAGGGCAAATACATTATGCAATAGGGAAATATTTCCGTTGCCGGAAGCACTGCTAACAGAAATGCCTAAAATTCCTGGGATTGATGGTAGAAAGATGAGTAAGTCTTATTCAAATTTTATAGCGCTTTCGGACTCACCTGAAGAAACGAAAGAAAAGGTTTTTCAAATGGTTACGGATGTTAAAAAACCAAGGTTGTCTGATCCTGGACATCCAGATGAATGCAATCTGTACCAGCTTATGAAATGTTACGAAAATGGAAATACTTTTGTACAAATCAAGGAAGATTGTAAGGAAGGAAAGATAGGTTGTCGCAAGGTATGCAAACCTCTTCTATCTCAAGTCTTAAATGAGGCGCTGAGTGAGCCTCGAAAAATAAGAAATGAGTTGATTAACGATAATAACGGCCTTGAAAATGTTTTAAAGAAAGGTGCGGAAAAGGCCAGAAATAAGGCGTTAGAGACTGTAAAAGAAGTCAGAACTGCATTAGGTTTTTCCGTACGAATAGAAGATTATTGCCAAGAATGA